From the genome of Chloroflexota bacterium:
CAGTGATTCCCACGCTCGCGTTCGTCGAAGTGTGGCAGTGGACGCCGCTCGTGATGCTGATTGTTCTCGGTGGACTCGCGTCCTTGCCGACTGAGCCGTACGAATCGGCGGTGATTGATGGCGCGAGTCAGTGGGATATGTTCCGCTACATCACCTTTCCCTTGATCCTCCCGTTTTTAATGATCGCGGTCATCCTGCGCACGATTGACGCGCTCAAGTCGTTCGACATCATCTACGTCATCTCGCAGGGCGGACCAGGAACCGCATCCGAGACGATCAATCTGTATTTGTACCTGCAAGCGTTCTCCTTTTTTCAAATCGGACATGCGTCCGCGGTGGTCATCGTATTCTTTGTGCTCATTCTAGCGTTGGCAATGATCTTGCTTGTCGCGCGCGAGAGGTTGCGATGGAATCGGTAGCCCAGGTATCTCAATTCGATTTGAACTATCGGCTGAAAAAACTGCTCGGGCGTATTGGACTGTTCTTTGCGGTCTTTGTCGTCGTCTCGCCCGCGATCTTTGTGTTCCTCTGGATGTTGTCGCTCTCGCTCAAAAACGAGATTGACAATATCGCGTATCCGCCGGTGTTCATTCCGAGTCCGCCGACGTTCGACAACTATTTCAAAATTTTCCGCGAGAGCAACTATGTGTTGTACGCGTACAACAGCGTCATCGTCTCCGGCGCGGCGACCTTGATCGCGCTTGTCGTCGGTGTGCCTGCCGGGTACGGCATCGCGAAAGGCAAGGCGCAAGGGTTGGGCATGTTGATTATGATCGCGCGGATCACGCCTGGTTTGTCGTACTTGATCCCGTTGTTCACCTTGTTTCGCTTCCTGGGTATCTCCGGCAGTTTGCTCGCGGTGACGATCAGTCACCTCGTGCTCACAATTCCGATGGTCGTGTGGGTGATGATCAGTTTCTTCGAGGACATGCACCCCGAACTGGAAGAAGCCGCGCTTACGGACGGTTGCAATGTCTGGCAAGCATTCTACCGCGTCGCGATGCCGATTGCGCGACCTGGGATTGCGGTCGCCGCGATTCTCGCGTTCATTCAATCGTGGAACAACTTTTTGTTCGGCGTTGTGCTCGCCGGACGCGAGACGCGCACGTTGCCCATCGCGGTGTTCAACGCGATGACGTTCGAACAATTGTCGTGGGGACCGGTCGCGGCGGCGGCGCTCGTCGTGACGCTGCCTTCGCTTTTGCTCACGATTTTCGTCCAGCGCGATATTGTGACTGGTCTCGCGGCTGGGGGTGTGAAAGGATAGATTGGTAGGGCAATTTTCCAAAATCACCTACGATTTTTCACGAAGGACGAAGATGACATGATCTCACTATCAACACTCGAAAAACTCCGCCAGTTCGATTCGCCGACGATTTGCAACATCATCGAAGTGTTCGACGTGCGTCCGCGCCACACCGGCTATATGGACGCGCGCATCATCGCCGCGTTTCCCGAAATGCCGCCGATGGTTGGCTTTGCCGCGACCGCAACGTTTCGCGCATCCGCGTTGCCGCGTGGTGGCGAGGCGTACTCATCGCTCGACAAACAAGTTGAACGCTTTGGCGAATTGTCCGGTCCTGCGGTCGTCGTGTTTCAAGATGTGGATTCGCCGAGTGTTGCCGCGACGTTCGGCGAAATCATGTGCACGGTGTACCAAGCGTTCGGCGCCGTCGGTCTGGTCACGAGCGGCGCGGGGCGCGACCTTGACCAGGTTCGCAAGATCGGTTTTCCGGTTTTCACGAATGGGACGATTTGCTCGCACGGTTATTCGAGCATCCCGCAGATTCACGTTCCGATTCACGTCGGCGGCATCGCGATCTATCCGGACGATTTACTGCACGGCGATTGCAACGGCGTGACGACGATTCCGCAAGAAATCGCGTCCGAGGTCGCGGACATGGGCGACGCGTACGTCGCGGCAGAGATGCTCATCATCGAAGCGATGCGGACATCGCCGGGCAATCTGAGATTGTTGCGCGAACGTCGAGCTGAATCGAACGCCGCCATCGCAAAATTGCGCGCCCAGGTTTCGCGCGCACAAAAGTAATAGTCATTACGACGAAGCGGATCACGCCGCGCGTGGTGAACTGTAGCGGCGGGCAGCTTGCCCGCCCGCACTACAGACCGCCTTCTCACGATGACATGCTAAGACTCATTCAATTCGGAGCGTACCATGCGAATCGAACAGATCAATTACCAGGGTTGGAATTGTTGTCGTGCCTCGAATGAGATCGTGGATGCGATCGCGACGCTCGATGTCGGTCCGCGCATCATCCGCTTTGGTTTCGTCGGCGAGGCGAACGAGTTCAAGGAATACGCGGATCAACTGGGCAAGACTGGCGGCGACGAATGGCGCATCTATGGCGGGCATCGTTTGTGGCACGCGCCGGAAGTATTGCCGCGAACGTACGCGCCGGATAATTCACCGATCAAATTCGAAACGCTCGGCGACGGCATCAAATTGATTCAACCCGTCGAGCGTACGACCGGCATCGCGAAGGAAATCGAATTGCATCTCGCGCCGAACGCCGCGTCGGCGCGCGTGGTTCAGCGCTTGACGAATCACAACGTGTGGGCGGTCGAATTCGCGCCCTGGGCGTTGAGCGTGATGGCGCAAGGCGGCAAAGCGATTCTGCCACTGCCGCGACGCGGCGAGCATCCGGCTGATTTGCAAGCCGCGAATCGGCTCGTGCTGTGGCATTTCACCGACATGTCCGATCCGCGTTGGACATGGGGCAACAAGTACATTTTGTTGCGGCAAGACGCGACGATGAGCCGTCCGCAAAAGTTGGGCGCGAGCGTGCCGGACGGATGGTGTGCGCACGCGCGCGATGGTCACTTGTTCGTCAAGCGTACCGCGTTTCAATCCGACGCGCAGTACACCGACCTGGGATGTTCGGTCGAGACGTTCACGAACGCGGACATGCTCGAACTCGAAACCCTGGGTCCACTCACGCGACTGGAACCGGGGGCAACGGTCGAGCACGTCGAAACATGGCAACTGTTTCGCGATGTGCCTGTGCCGATGAACGACGCGGACGTGGATGCGTTCGTACTGCCGAAAATAAAATTGTGATGTCATTGCGAGCCGCGATGCGGCGAGGCAATCTACTCTTCCAACCCTCCCCTTAAGAAGGGGAGGGCTAGGGTGGGGTTGGGGATGGCTTCATCGCCCCGCAATGACGATGGTAACTTGGAGAAAATTATGAAAACAGTTTATCTCGTCGCCAGTGGCGATTTGCGATTATCGGCGAACCAGAATTGTTGGGCGGCGCAGGACGCGATGGAAAAGCAAGTGATCGCGGCGGTCGCGCGCGAGGGCTGGAGGGTCAAGCGCGCGCATCCGTACGATCCGCAAGCGAAGCACGGCTTTCTCGATTCGCAGAAACGCGGCATTCAAGTATTTCGCACCATTCCGGCGGATGCGCCGCTCATCGTCGCCGAAGCGGTGTGGCAGTACACGCATCACGTCTTGCCCGGACTGATGACCCATCGCGGTCCGATTCTCACGGTTGCGAATTGGAGTGGGCAGTGGCCCGGCTTGGTTGGGATGTTGAACTTGAATGGCTCGCTCACCAAAGCCGGCGTCAAGTACTCGACGTTGTGGAGCGAAAATTTCGACGACGAGTTTTTCATCAAGGGTCTGCGGAAATGGCTCAAGACCGGCAAGGTCGCGCACGACGCAGCGCACGTCCGCGCGTTTGCCGACGCGAAAATACCGGCGAGCGCGGCAAAGATCGGCGCCAAGTTCGCGCAAGAATTTCGCGCGAACAAAAGCATCATGGGTATTTTTGACGAAGGGTGCATGGGGATGTACAACGCGATCATCCCGGACGAATTGCTCAGCCCGGTCGGTGTGTTCAAGGAACGCCTCAGCCAGTCCGCGTTGTTCGCGAAAATGCGAACCGTGTCGGATCAAGACGCGCGCGGGGTGTACGATTGGTTGCTTGCCAAAGGCATGAGGTTCGATCTCGGCAAGGATGAAAAAACCGAACTGACCGAAGCGCAAGTGTTGACGCAGTGCAAGATGTACATCGCGGCAGTGCGAATCGCGGATGAATTTGGCTGCGACACGATTGGCATTCAGTATCAGCAAGGATTGAAAGATGTCACGCCCGCGTCCGATTTGGTCGAGGGCTTGCTCAACAATGTCGAGCGCCCGCCGGTCTGCCACCAAGTCACGGGCAAGGAATTGTTCGCGGGCAAAGCCATTCCGCATTTTAACGAAGTGGACGAATGTGCCGGACTCGACGCGCTGATTACGAATCGGCTGTGGAACATTTTTGGCTTTGCGCCGGAAACGACGTTGCACGATGTGCGCTGGGGTCGCCAGGTCGGCGATCAATTCGTGTGGATTCTCGAAATCTCCGGCGCAGCGCCGCCGGCGCATTTTGTCGGCGGGTACGTGGGCGCGACCGGCGAACGTCAACCCGCGATGTATTTTCCGCTCGGCGGAAGCACGATCAAAGGCATTAGCAAACCTGGGTTCGTCGTGTGGAGTCGCGTGTTTGTTGCGAACAACCAGATCAATTGCGACCTGGGTCTGGGCGAAGCGGTTGCGGTGCCGGATGACATCGCGCAAGACAACTGGAAGCAGACGACCTCGCAATGGCCCCTGATGCACCTGGTGATGCGCGGCATCTCACGCGATCAATTCATGGCGCGCCACAAAGCGAATCACATCCAGGTTGTTTACGCGCCAAGCGAAGCGGACGCGCGTCGCGCGTTGTTTGCGAAAGCCGCGGCGATGAACGAGTTGGGCATCAACACCGCGTTCTGCGGAAAAATCTAGAAACGGCGACCGGGGAAACGGGAACAAGTAGAATTGGATTTGTTTTACCGCCGAGAACGTAAAGAGCGCAGAGGAAACGGGAACCTCTGCGCTCTTGTTGCTTCCACCGCTCGCGGTCAGTGGACGATGCCACCATTCCTAAACCACGCAATCCACATCACTGACAGACACTGGACGCACAAACAATGATCAGTGTGCTCTGCACAATCTTCGCATTACATTCGGACTAGAGACGTAGATCGCACCCACGCCAAACTCACCTTCAGGTTCGGCAATCCATTTCAATGTTCCTAGATTCTCCGGATTTGAGTTCGAGTCGGGTGAGATCAGACGTCAAGGGTTTGTCGTCCGACCAACATTTTTTTAACCGCCGTACGATTCGATGCACAGATCCAAGACCGGACGATTCTGCAATTTGTGATTTTGACGACCAACTTGGTAAAATTTTCTAAACCAATTGCGCGCAGAAACCTTGGAACATGAACTCCGCGCTCTCCGCGCGTTGGCGAAAAATTCCCAATTTGCACGATTGCCGGGGAGACGCGCTGCCGTGATTGTTCCAAATCAAACTATGACGTGGCTTTGACTGTGCTTTGACCGGTTTTAGACTTGGGGTTGGTATTCTGCAGGTGAAAAAATCAGAAGGAGTGTGACGCAATGAGTAGTGTCGCGGTTCCGACGGTAGAGCGGACTGCATCCGTCAAGACGGGCGGGAAATGGAAATTCATGATTGCCGGGTTGCTCATCCTCGGTGCGGTCGCGTTCGTCACGTTTTCATCGTTCCAATCGAACGCGATTTACTATTTGAATCTCAAAGAACTGAACGCGCAACGCGGCTCGCTGATCAATCAACCTGTCCGCATCAACGCGCCGCTCGACAAATCGTCCATTCAGTTCGACGACAAGACGTTGACGCTCAAATTCAATCTGCAAGAAGACAACTATATTCTGCCGGTCGTGTACAAGGGCGTGGTGCCCGACACGATGGACAAGGGCGAAACGGTTGTCGCCGAAGGAAAACTGGGGCAGGACGGCGTGTTTTACGCCAACACGCTCCTCGTTAAATGTCCTTCCAAGTACGAATCCGAACCGAACGCCTCTGACGCTAAATGAATCACATCTAGCGCAACGATGGAGTTGCGCTCGTTTCGTGATGTGGCTTGGCTAATGATGGAGACAAAGCTATGACAGACTTTGCGATGGCTGACCTCGGCTACGCATCACTTTTCCTCAGTTTGCTCTTTGCCCTCTACGCGGTCGGCGCGGCGATCTACGCCGCGCGCCGCAATCGCGCCGACGTGTACGCGAGCGCGCGCAACGCGATCTATGTTGTCGCCGCGCTGACGACGCTTGCCGTCGCGATTCTCGAATGGGCGCTCATCACGCATCAATTCCGCTTTGAGTACGTCGCGCGGCAAACCAGTCGCGCCCAGCCGTTGCTCTACAACGTCTCGGCGTTGTGGGGCGGGCAAGAAGGTTCGTTGTTGTTCTGGGCGTGGATTCTCGCGCTGTTCACCGCAGTCGTGCTCGTGCAGAATCGGCGCAAGAATCAAGAATTGATGCCGTATGTCATCGCGGGCTTGGGCACGACGCTCGCGTTTTTCCTCGCGTTGATGACGATTGCCGCGAATCCTGAAGAAGTCGGTTCGGTGATCGCACTGCCGTTGACCTCAACGCTCGCCGCATCGCTCGTCGGCAGTCCGTTTCGCATGCTCGATTTTCTTCCGCGCGACGGCAATGGCTTGAATCCGCTTTTGCAGAATCCTGGGATGTTCATTCACCCCGTCACGCAGTACCTGGGTTACGTCGGCTTTACGATTCCCTTTGCGTTCGCGATGGCGGCGTTGTTCACGCGACGTTTGAGCGACGTGTGGATTCGCACGACGCGACGCTGGACGCTTGTGTCCTGGTTGTTCCTCTCACTCGGCTTGGTATTCGGTATGCAGTGGGCGTACATGGAACTGGGCTGGGGCGGCTACTGGGGCTGGGATCCAGTCGAGAACGCGAGTCTGATGCCGTGGCTCACCGGCACCGCGTTCTTGCACAGCGTGATGATTCAAGAGAAACGCGGGATGCTCAAGGTGTGGAACCTCGTGCTCGTGATGCTCACGTTCATCCTGTCCTTGCTCGGCACGTTCATCACGCGCAGCGGCGTCATCGAATCGGTGCACGCGTTCGGTGTGTCGAGTCTCGGTCCCTGGTTCCTGGTTTTCCTCGGCGTGACATTGTTGTCGTTCCTCTATTTGATGTTCGAGCGGATGAATGATTTGAAAGAAGAGAACGAACTCGATTCACTGCTCTCGCGCGAATCGTCGTTCTTGCTCAATAACTTGATTCTCGTCGGCGCGGCATTCGCGACGTTGTGGGGCACGATCTTTCCGATGGTCAGCGAAGCGATTACGCAAAAAAAGGTGACGGTTGGCGCGCCATTCTTCAATCAAGTGAACGGTCCGATTTTCTTTGCGCTGATTGTGCTGATCGGCATCTGTCCGTTGATCGGTTGGCGGCGCGCCACTTTCGAGAATCTCGTGCGTAACTTTTTGCGCCCGCTCATTGTCGCGATACTTGCTACGGTTGTGCTGGTCATCGTTGGCGTGAATAACCCGATCAGCAATCTGGTGTTCAGTGTGTGCGCGTTCGTGCTTGCAACGATCGCGCTCGAATTCTATCGCGGACTCCTCGCGCGCCGGCGACAATACAATGAAAACTGGGTCGCGGCGGGCGTCAACCTCGTCTCGCAAAATCGCCGGCGCTACGGCGGCTATATCGTTCACATCGGCGTGATTCTCGCAGTCATCGGCATCGCCGGTTCGACGTTCCATCAAGTCGAAACCCAGGCGAATCTAAAATCGGGCGAAACATTGCGGATCAAAAACTTTACGCTCCAGTTCGACGGCTTGCAGATTTATCCGACCGAGAATCATCAAGTGATTGCCGCACAGTTATCGGTATTTGAAAATGGCGCGCGCGTCGGGTCGCTCGCGCCGGAAAAAGATTTCTATCCCAGCCCGAATCCGGACATGTCGCAATGGACGACCGAGGTCGCCGTTCGCACGACTGCGACTGAAGACCTCTACGTGATTCTCGCCGGGTTCGACGACAAAGCCGGCACGGCGACACTCAAAGTGATCGTGAATCCGCTCATCGTGTGGCTGTGGGTTGGCTTTGCGGTGCTGGTGGGTGGCACGCTCATCGCGGTGTTGCCGGATCCGCGCGAAGAACGCGCCCTCGCGCGCGCGCGCACCCAGGAAGTTTTGGTTCAGGCATAAGGAATTACCGAATGGCTTCAGTTGCAATCGCACTTGTCATCGTCGCG
Proteins encoded in this window:
- a CDS encoding sugar ABC transporter permease, producing MIPAIAVIFAVIIFPWVFTVWMSLNDWRIGMSSEFIGLGNFQMLATNNRFLSTIPRTLYFTFLSVLLPVVLGVFAAEVFHQKFPLRGLLRGIYIAPMMATPVAIALVFTMMFHPQIGVLNYLLSLVGIPKQLWVYSADTVIPTLAFVEVWQWTPLVMLIVLGGLASLPTEPYESAVIDGASQWDMFRYITFPLILPFLMIAVILRTIDALKSFDIIYVISQGGPGTASETINLYLYLQAFSFFQIGHASAVVIVFFVLILALAMILLVARERLRWNR
- a CDS encoding carbohydrate ABC transporter permease, encoding MESVAQVSQFDLNYRLKKLLGRIGLFFAVFVVVSPAIFVFLWMLSLSLKNEIDNIAYPPVFIPSPPTFDNYFKIFRESNYVLYAYNSVIVSGAATLIALVVGVPAGYGIAKGKAQGLGMLIMIARITPGLSYLIPLFTLFRFLGISGSLLAVTISHLVLTIPMVVWVMISFFEDMHPELEEAALTDGCNVWQAFYRVAMPIARPGIAVAAILAFIQSWNNFLFGVVLAGRETRTLPIAVFNAMTFEQLSWGPVAAAALVVTLPSLLLTIFVQRDIVTGLAAGGVKG
- a CDS encoding RraA family protein, producing MISLSTLEKLRQFDSPTICNIIEVFDVRPRHTGYMDARIIAAFPEMPPMVGFAATATFRASALPRGGEAYSSLDKQVERFGELSGPAVVVFQDVDSPSVAATFGEIMCTVYQAFGAVGLVTSGAGRDLDQVRKIGFPVFTNGTICSHGYSSIPQIHVPIHVGGIAIYPDDLLHGDCNGVTTIPQEIASEVADMGDAYVAAEMLIIEAMRTSPGNLRLLRERRAESNAAIAKLRAQVSRAQK
- a CDS encoding fucose isomerase, encoding MKTVYLVASGDLRLSANQNCWAAQDAMEKQVIAAVAREGWRVKRAHPYDPQAKHGFLDSQKRGIQVFRTIPADAPLIVAEAVWQYTHHVLPGLMTHRGPILTVANWSGQWPGLVGMLNLNGSLTKAGVKYSTLWSENFDDEFFIKGLRKWLKTGKVAHDAAHVRAFADAKIPASAAKIGAKFAQEFRANKSIMGIFDEGCMGMYNAIIPDELLSPVGVFKERLSQSALFAKMRTVSDQDARGVYDWLLAKGMRFDLGKDEKTELTEAQVLTQCKMYIAAVRIADEFGCDTIGIQYQQGLKDVTPASDLVEGLLNNVERPPVCHQVTGKELFAGKAIPHFNEVDECAGLDALITNRLWNIFGFAPETTLHDVRWGRQVGDQFVWILEISGAAPPAHFVGGYVGATGERQPAMYFPLGGSTIKGISKPGFVVWSRVFVANNQINCDLGLGEAVAVPDDIAQDNWKQTTSQWPLMHLVMRGISRDQFMARHKANHIQVVYAPSEADARRALFAKAAAMNELGINTAFCGKI
- a CDS encoding cytochrome c maturation protein CcmE → MSSVAVPTVERTASVKTGGKWKFMIAGLLILGAVAFVTFSSFQSNAIYYLNLKELNAQRGSLINQPVRINAPLDKSSIQFDDKTLTLKFNLQEDNYILPVVYKGVVPDTMDKGETVVAEGKLGQDGVFYANTLLVKCPSKYESEPNASDAK
- a CDS encoding heme lyase CcmF/NrfE family subunit, yielding MADLGYASLFLSLLFALYAVGAAIYAARRNRADVYASARNAIYVVAALTTLAVAILEWALITHQFRFEYVARQTSRAQPLLYNVSALWGGQEGSLLFWAWILALFTAVVLVQNRRKNQELMPYVIAGLGTTLAFFLALMTIAANPEEVGSVIALPLTSTLAASLVGSPFRMLDFLPRDGNGLNPLLQNPGMFIHPVTQYLGYVGFTIPFAFAMAALFTRRLSDVWIRTTRRWTLVSWLFLSLGLVFGMQWAYMELGWGGYWGWDPVENASLMPWLTGTAFLHSVMIQEKRGMLKVWNLVLVMLTFILSLLGTFITRSGVIESVHAFGVSSLGPWFLVFLGVTLLSFLYLMFERMNDLKEENELDSLLSRESSFLLNNLILVGAAFATLWGTIFPMVSEAITQKKVTVGAPFFNQVNGPIFFALIVLIGICPLIGWRRATFENLVRNFLRPLIVAILATVVLVIVGVNNPISNLVFSVCAFVLATIALEFYRGLLARRRQYNENWVAAGVNLVSQNRRRYGGYIVHIGVILAVIGIAGSTFHQVETQANLKSGETLRIKNFTLQFDGLQIYPTENHQVIAAQLSVFENGARVGSLAPEKDFYPSPNPDMSQWTTEVAVRTTATEDLYVILAGFDDKAGTATLKVIVNPLIVWLWVGFAVLVGGTLIAVLPDPREERALARARTQEVLVQA